AACACGCACGACAGCAGCGCGATCCCCGGGATCGTGATCGGGGTGCCGGACGCGGTCCCGGTCGCGCGGACCGGCGGCTCGGTGCCGCGTTGCAGCGCGAACGCGACCGTGCCGGTGACGCTGAGCGCGATGGAGAGGGCCAGTCCCGCGTACGGGCTGACCAGCGTGGCGAGCGCGGTCACCACGGTCGGGCCGCTCACGAAGATCACCTCGTCGGCCACCGACTCGAACGAGAACGCGGTGTGCAGCCGGGACGACCCGCCGAGCAGGTTGGTCCAGCGGGCCCGCACCATCGAGCCGAGCGAGATGGCCGAGCCACCCGCCACCACGCCGGTCGCGAACAGCGTCCACTGCGGCGCCTGATGGTGCGCGCACAGGATCAGGCCGCTCAGCGCGGCGCCGTGCAGCAGCGCGAACGGTATGAGTATCCTGGCCTGGCCGTACTTGTCCACCAGCCGCCCCGTCAGCGGAGCGCCGACCGCGAACGCGACCGAGACGGCCGCCGACACCGCGCCGGCGGTGGCGTACGAGCCGGTCAGCGCCGAGACGAGGAGCACGACGCCGATGCCGAGCATCGACATCGGCATGCGGCCGACGAACCCCGCGACGACGAATCCCCTGACACCGGGCATGCCGAAAAGCTCCCGGTACGGCCCTACCACGTTCCCGCCCCTCTCACTCGCCCCCGCGGAGCGTCTGGTCCCGGACGACCCTGACGCATCGTGCGCGGCCCCGGCAAGCGATTTTCCGGCAACCTACATGATTCGCGACATCCGGTATTAACGTGGGTCGAGTGTCTCGCCCCGGACTCATGCCTTCCCCTGCCGTCGCGGCCGGAGTGGCGGTTCTCCTGCTGCTCGCGGTGGTGAGCGGCGGCGTGTACCTGCTGGGTGACGCCGGTGCCGGCTCCCCCGCGCAGGCCGCGCGAAGCCCGCAGATCCGCGAGCTCGCCGCCACGCTCTCGCCGCTCCCCACGCTGAGCCCTCCCGCCGTCCCGTCGTCGGCGCCGTCATCGATGCCTTCGGCTGTGACGCCGTCCGTGCCGCCATCCGTTCCCGGCGGCGAGCCGGCGGCGCACGGACGGGTGACCGCCACGCCGCCTCGGGTGATCGCCGTGGCGCCGGGGACGGTGGCGCAGGACGTGGTGCGCAGGATCGAGGCGTTCAAGCACGTCACACGGGTCGCGGTCGCCGACGGCGGCGCCGTCAGGTTCTCCACGGCGACGCTGAACCTGCTGGCCGTCGACCCCGTGGAGTTCCGCGCGTTCGCGCCGAAGGCCGTCGCCGAGGAGCAAGAGGTGTGGAACGCGCTGGCCCGCGGCGAGTTCGTCGCCGAGTCCCGCACCGCGGCGCGCTACCGGCTGGCCCTCGGCGGCTCGTACGCCACGCAGGGCGCCTCCCGGCTGCGGGTGGCCGCGTCCGCGCCGTTCGGACTCCCCGGTGTGGACGGCCTGGTCGGCAAGGAGGCGGGCCGCACGCTCGGCCTGTCACCCGGTGTCGCGCTGCTCGTGCACACACCGGTGGCGCAGGCCGCGGCCCTCGTGCCGAAGATCAGGCGGCTGCTCGGCGCCGGCGCTCAGGTCATGACCGTCGGCGTCACCGCGGTGAAGTCCCCCGATCCCGCGAATGGGCCCGCCGCGCGGCGGCCCGTGCTCGCCAAAGGCGGGAACCCGTACTACGTCGGCCGGCCCGGCAGCTACCTGGAGCTGTACAAGATCGCCGCCGGGGTGTGTCCCGGCCTGTCGTGGACCGTGCTCGCCGCGATCGGCCAGGTGGAGAGCGGTCACGGCCGCAACAACGGCCCGTCGTCCGCCGGCGCGCTCGGCCCGATGCAGTTCATGCCGGCCACCTGGCGCGCGTACGGCGTGGACGGCGACGGCGACGGCAAGCCCGACATCTGGAGCCCCTACGACGCCGTCCCCGGCGCCGCGCGTTACCTGTGCGCCAACGGCGCGGGGAACGGCGGGGACAAGCTCCGTTCGGCCGTGTACCGGTACAACCACTCGTGGTCGTAC
The window above is part of the Sphaerisporangium rubeum genome. Proteins encoded here:
- a CDS encoding MFS transporter → MPGVRGFVVAGFVGRMPMSMLGIGVVLLVSALTGSYATAGAVSAAVSVAFAVGAPLTGRLVDKYGQARILIPFALLHGAALSGLILCAHHQAPQWTLFATGVVAGGSAISLGSMVRARWTNLLGGSSRLHTAFSFESVADEVIFVSGPTVVTALATLVSPYAGLALSIALSVTGTVAFALQRGTEPPVRATGTASGTPITIPGIALLSCVFLAMGAVFGSVDLITVAFAEEHGAKAAAGLLLGAFSGGSLVSGLWFGARRWRISLRRRFTRGLGVFAAGLSPILLIGDTRVMAVALFFAGLAISPTIITGYALVERLVPTHLLTEGMAWISTSVGFGVAIGAWAGGRLTDTFGSSNAYAFSLTCALAAVLIGVGGNTWLRTPEAGHASA
- a CDS encoding lytic transglycosylase domain-containing protein, with translation MPSPAVAAGVAVLLLLAVVSGGVYLLGDAGAGSPAQAARSPQIRELAATLSPLPTLSPPAVPSSAPSSMPSAVTPSVPPSVPGGEPAAHGRVTATPPRVIAVAPGTVAQDVVRRIEAFKHVTRVAVADGGAVRFSTATLNLLAVDPVEFRAFAPKAVAEEQEVWNALARGEFVAESRTAARYRLALGGSYATQGASRLRVAASAPFGLPGVDGLVGKEAGRTLGLSPGVALLVHTPVAQAAALVPKIRRLLGAGAQVMTVGVTAVKSPDPANGPAARRPVLAKGGNPYYVGRPGSYLELYKIAAGVCPGLSWTVLAAIGQVESGHGRNNGPSSAGALGPMQFMPATWRAYGVDGDGDGKPDIWSPYDAVPGAARYLCANGAGNGGDKLRSAVYRYNHSWSYVDKVLGLSQAYARAYT